A stretch of the Sulfurimonas sp. HSL3-1 genome encodes the following:
- a CDS encoding magnesium transporter, which produces MKPKIKKHVDRIHAIAGGHERFNPTDTAKSLVKLRGYDVGLFFSNLSKLTHQHLGEVLLELPADAFAAAAERLPPHRLARAAEAIESDEATDLIQDIRQADATLAEKILSLMAHEERREVLELSKFEEDQAGAYMEREFLAAHPDDTVGDVKTLIRLFRQNEPAAPIIKLFVTNDEGLLLGTLHFTDLILFDDATTIEEILQRGDRKAPLSIRPASPIADVVRLFEEYDLNIIAVVNSEGKLIGRIVYDDIYDMIRQIETDQAYGLAGVDDEAEESSVSRAAHQRLIWLLFNLVAIMAASAVINLFDATIASYIALAALLPIIAALGGNAGMQALTVTIRKIALGEIEYDGVSAAVKREALIVLANGLSIAVVAALIVSLWFGDIRLGAIVAGALLLNLLVAGTAGTLIPLGLHRLGIDPAVASSIFLTTTTDVFGFFIFLFLAQTFLL; this is translated from the coding sequence ATGAAGCCGAAGATCAAAAAGCATGTCGACCGCATCCACGCCATTGCCGGAGGGCACGAACGGTTCAACCCCACCGATACCGCCAAAAGCCTCGTCAAACTGCGCGGCTACGATGTCGGGCTTTTCTTTTCAAACCTGAGCAAACTCACCCATCAGCACCTGGGCGAGGTGCTCCTCGAGCTCCCTGCCGACGCATTCGCCGCCGCCGCGGAACGCCTCCCCCCGCACCGGTTGGCCCGGGCCGCCGAGGCGATCGAGAGTGACGAGGCGACTGACCTCATTCAGGATATCCGACAGGCCGATGCCACTCTGGCGGAGAAGATCCTCTCGCTGATGGCCCACGAGGAGCGGCGGGAGGTCCTGGAGCTCTCCAAATTCGAAGAGGACCAGGCCGGGGCCTATATGGAGCGCGAGTTCCTGGCCGCCCACCCCGATGACACGGTCGGCGACGTGAAGACTCTGATCCGGCTTTTCCGCCAAAACGAACCCGCTGCGCCGATCATCAAACTTTTTGTCACCAATGACGAGGGACTGCTGCTCGGCACGCTCCACTTCACCGACCTGATCCTTTTCGACGACGCAACGACCATCGAAGAGATCCTGCAGCGCGGCGACCGCAAAGCCCCTCTCTCGATCCGTCCCGCCTCGCCGATTGCGGATGTCGTCCGCCTTTTCGAGGAGTATGACCTCAATATCATCGCCGTCGTCAACAGCGAAGGCAAACTGATCGGCCGGATCGTGTACGACGACATCTACGACATGATCCGCCAGATCGAAACGGACCAGGCCTACGGTCTGGCCGGGGTCGACGACGAAGCCGAAGAGAGCTCGGTCTCCCGCGCGGCGCACCAGCGGCTGATCTGGCTGCTCTTCAACCTCGTCGCCATCATGGCGGCCTCCGCCGTCATCAACCTCTTTGACGCGACGATCGCCTCCTACATCGCCCTCGCGGCCCTGCTGCCCATCATCGCCGCCCTCGGCGGCAATGCCGGGATGCAGGCGCTCACCGTCACGATCCGCAAGATCGCCCTGGGGGAGATTGAATACGACGGCGTCTCCGCCGCGGTAAAACGCGAAGCGCTGATCGTGCTGGCCAACGGCCTCTCCATCGCCGTCGTCGCGGCCCTGATCGTCTCGCTCTGGTTCGGCGATATCCGCCTGGGGGCCATCGTCGCCGGCGCGCTGCTTCTGAACCTGCTCGTCGCCGGGACGGCCGGCACCCTTATCCCCCTGGGCCTGCACCGGCTGGGGATCGATCCAGCCGTCGCCTCCTCCATTTTCCTGACGACGACGACCGATGTTTTCGGCTTTTTCATCTTCTTGTTCCTGGCGCAAACCTTCCTGCTTTAA
- a CDS encoding PAS domain-containing protein codes for MSGSVKDRIDLDPKKYIVSKTDPKGIIEYGNDYFVEISGYKESELIGHPHNMIRHPDMPKVIFKMMWERIKNKHNILAVVKNRAKDGRHYWVITDFEPKTDKITNEIVNYTAYRKAAPDNVIKTIEPIYKKLVEIENESGVEGSEKYLRGFLEEKGKSYDEFINDLVGNKGLFKIFFATMKKLFG; via the coding sequence ATGTCAGGTTCTGTTAAAGATCGTATTGATCTCGACCCGAAAAAATATATTGTGAGCAAGACGGATCCCAAAGGGATCATCGAGTACGGGAACGACTACTTCGTCGAAATCTCCGGTTACAAAGAGAGCGAGCTCATCGGCCATCCGCACAATATGATTCGTCATCCGGATATGCCGAAAGTCATCTTCAAAATGATGTGGGAGCGTATCAAAAACAAGCATAACATTTTGGCCGTTGTTAAAAACCGTGCCAAAGACGGACGCCACTACTGGGTCATCACGGATTTTGAGCCGAAAACGGACAAGATCACCAATGAGATCGTCAATTACACCGCCTACCGTAAAGCGGCACCCGACAACGTCATCAAAACCATTGAGCCGATCTACAAAAAACTGGTCGAGATCGAGAACGAGAGCGGTGTGGAAGGCTCGGAAAAATACCTGCGCGGTTTCCTCGAAGAGAAAGGGAAAAGCTACGACGAATTCATTAACGACCTGGTCGGGAACAAAGGCCTCTTCAAAATCTTTTTTGCGACCATGAAAAAACTTTTCGGATAA
- the cysS gene encoding cysteine--tRNA ligase — protein sequence MHIFDSVTKTKRLFEPLIPGKVSLYVCGPTVYDDAHLGHAKSALVFDLLRRVLEAEGYSVTYARNITDIDDKIINKSREAGISITDLTDTYTEAYHRDMSALGVQRPTLEPKATESLEAMFELIGKLLDTGHAYRTSNGDVYFDTGSDSGYLSISNRRQDEADTQQRVESFGEKRHAADFALWKGVQDDSVAFDSPFGKGRPGWHTECSAMIEKHLSTHLEYAIDIHGGGADLLFPHHENEAAQTRCATGHELARYWMHNGFVTIDGEKMSKSLGNSFFIKDALQAYPGEVLRFFLLGTHYRSDFNFNEEDLLASKKRLDRLYRLKKRLFGMKVVEEKTPFQAALLEALGDDLNISKALALLDEMVAAANEGLDANPKDKGLKRRILADLAYVEALLGFGTMNPYEYFQHGIDEETKSKIENLIAARNAAKQAKDFERSDAIRDEISALGIQLMDTPQGTFWEKAE from the coding sequence ATGCATATATTTGACAGTGTCACCAAGACCAAACGCCTCTTCGAACCGCTGATCCCGGGCAAGGTGTCGCTTTATGTCTGCGGCCCGACCGTCTACGACGACGCCCACCTGGGCCACGCCAAGAGCGCCCTCGTCTTCGACCTGCTGCGCCGCGTGCTTGAGGCCGAAGGCTACAGTGTCACCTATGCCCGCAACATCACCGACATCGACGACAAGATCATCAACAAGTCCCGCGAGGCCGGCATCTCCATCACGGACCTGACCGACACCTATACCGAGGCCTACCACCGCGATATGAGCGCGCTGGGGGTGCAGCGCCCCACCCTGGAACCCAAAGCGACCGAATCCCTCGAGGCGATGTTCGAACTTATCGGGAAACTGCTTGACACCGGCCACGCCTACCGGACGAGCAACGGCGACGTCTATTTCGATACGGGAAGCGACAGCGGGTATCTCAGCATCTCCAACCGCCGCCAGGACGAGGCCGATACCCAGCAGCGTGTCGAAAGCTTCGGCGAGAAGCGCCATGCCGCGGACTTTGCGTTGTGGAAAGGGGTGCAGGACGACTCCGTCGCCTTTGATTCGCCCTTCGGCAAGGGGCGCCCGGGGTGGCACACGGAGTGTTCGGCAATGATCGAGAAACACCTCAGTACCCACCTGGAGTATGCCATCGACATCCACGGCGGCGGGGCCGACCTGCTCTTCCCCCATCACGAGAACGAGGCGGCACAGACCCGCTGCGCCACCGGGCATGAACTGGCACGTTACTGGATGCACAACGGCTTTGTGACGATCGACGGGGAGAAGATGAGCAAGAGCCTCGGCAACAGCTTCTTTATCAAAGATGCGCTGCAGGCCTACCCGGGTGAAGTGCTGCGCTTCTTCCTCCTCGGCACCCACTACCGCAGCGACTTCAACTTCAACGAAGAGGATCTGCTCGCTTCGAAAAAGCGGCTCGACCGCCTCTACCGGCTGAAAAAGCGTCTTTTCGGCATGAAAGTCGTCGAGGAAAAAACGCCCTTCCAGGCTGCGCTGCTCGAAGCGCTGGGGGACGATCTCAATATCTCCAAGGCCCTGGCACTGCTCGATGAGATGGTGGCCGCGGCCAACGAGGGGCTCGACGCCAACCCCAAGGACAAGGGGCTCAAACGCCGTATCCTCGCCGACCTCGCCTACGTCGAGGCGCTCCTCGGTTTCGGGACGATGAACCCCTATGAATATTTCCAGCACGGGATCGACGAAGAGACGAAATCGAAAATCGAGAATCTGATCGCGGCGCGCAATGCGGCAAAACAGGCGAAGGACTTCGAGCGTTCCGACGCGATCCGCGACGAGATCAGCGCCCTGGGAATCCAGCTGATGGACACCCCCCAGGGAACCTTCTGGGAAAAGGCGGAGTAA